The Globicephala melas chromosome 13, mGloMel1.2, whole genome shotgun sequence genome includes a region encoding these proteins:
- the SETD1B gene encoding histone-lysine N-methyltransferase SETD1B: MENSHPPHHHHQQPPPQPGPSGERRNHHWRSYKLMIDPALKKGHHKLYRYDGQHFSLAMSSNRPVEIVEDPRVVGIWTKNKELELSVPKFKIDEFYVGPVPPKQVTFAKLNDNIRENFLRDMCKKYGEVEEVEILYNPKTKKHLGIAKVVFATVRGAKEAVQHLHSTSVMGNIIHVELDTKGETRMRFYELLVTGRYTPQTLPVGELDAVSPIVNETLQLSDALKRLKDGGLSAGCGSGSSSVTPNSGGTPFSQDTAYSSCRLDTPNSYGQGTPLTPRLGTPFSQDSSYSSRQPTPSYLFSQDPTVTFKARRHESKFTDAYNRRHEHHYVHNSSAVTAVAGATATFRGSVDLPFGAVSSSGGGSGPPFKAQPQDSATFAHTPPPTQAASAPGVTFKSAFSPYQTPVPPFPPPPEEPAAATPFGARDSGEFRRVPVPPPLPPTEPLTKEKPGTPPGPPPPDANSMELGGRPTFGWSPEPCDSPGTPTLESSPAGPEKPHDSLDSRIEMLLKEQRTKLPFLREQDSDTELQMEGSPISSSSSQLSPLAPFGANSQPGFRGPTPPSSRPSSTGLEDISPTPLPDSDEDDELDLGLGPRPPPEPGPPDPTGLLGQTTEVALDLAGDRTPTSEKMDEGQQSSGEDMEISDDEMPLAPITSADCPKPMVVTPGTGAVAAPSVLAPTLPLPPPPGFPPLPPPPPPPPPQPGFPMPPPLPPPPPPPPPAHPAVTVPPPPLPAPPPGVPPPPILPPLPPFPPGLFPVMQVDMSHVLGGQWGGMPMSFQMQTQMLSRLMTGQGACPYPPFMAAAAAAASAGLQFVNLPPYRGPFSLSNTGPGRGQPWPPLPKFDPSVPPPGYVPRQEDPHKATVDGVLLVVLKELKAIMKRDLNRKMVEVVAFRAFDEWWDKKERMAKASLTPVKSGEHKDEDRPKPKDRIASCLLESWGKGEGLGYEGLGLSIGLRGAIRLPSFKVKRKEPPDTASSGDQKRLRPSASVDEEDEESERERDRDMADAPCELAKRDPKGVGVRRRPARPLELDSGGEEDEKESLSVSSSSSASSSSESSTTSPSSSASDKEERESAEEEGEGEEEEGEEEEGPRSQISSSSTSSLSDKDDDDEDSDDRDESENDDEDAALSEMSEKEEGDSDGEETVSIATSKAGAESSSESSESSDFESSSGSSSSPSEDEEELAAGEEDEAEGEEAAAEESVAPAAPDEDFEDVATGAPVTESLVPEEEVDIEAEDEASEARTPMLEEPPLPVGVEELAGCKEPPDEPGLNQEGARLLSPEPPAGEMEARPLPSPEPTPENNLEAEPAPPALLSLPLQPPLPPARPPRPPSPPPEPETPDLPLPTVPLEPPHEDQPPRTPGLCGSLAKSQSAEAVPATPSGEPLPSGGSSGLPLSSPQLPGSPFSYPSPSPGLSSGGLPRTPGRDFSFTPTFPEPGGPLLLPVCPLPAGRRDDRSGPLASPVLLETGLPLPLPLPLPLPLALPVPVLRAQTRAPTQLPPLLPAPLAPCPPPIKRKPGRPRRSPPAVLSLDGPLVRAPGGPPLGRDLLLLPGQPQTPVFPSTHDPRTVTLDFRNAGIPAPPPPLPPQPPPPPPPPPVEPTKLPFKELENQWPSEAIPPGPRGRDEVTEEFMDLAKVRGPWRRPPKKRHEDLVASASPELSPPQPLFRPRSEFEEMTILYDIWNGGIDEEDIRFLCVTYERLLQQDNGMDWLNDTLWVYHPSTSLSSAKKKKRDDGIREHVTGCARSEGFYTIDKKDKLRYLNSSRASTDEPPTDTQGMSIPAQPHASTRAGSERRSEQRRLLSSFTGSCDSDLLKFNQLKFRKKKLKFCKSHIHDWGLFAMEPIAADEMVIEYVGQNIRQVIADMREKRYEDEGIGSSYMFRVDHDTIIDATKCGNFARFINHSCNPNCYAKVITVESQKKIVIYSKQHINVNEEITYDYKFPIEDVKIPCLCGSENCRGTLN, encoded by the exons ATGGAGAACAgtcaccccccccaccaccaccaccagcagcccCCGCCGCAGCCCGGCCCTTCGGGCGAGAGGAGGAACCACCATTGGAGAAGTTACAAGTTGATGATTGACCCGGCTTTGAAAAAGGGGCATCATAAACTGTACCGCTACGATGGGCAGCATTTCAGCCTGGCG atgtCCAGCAACCGCCCGGTGGAAATTGTCGAAGATCCCCGGGTCGTCGGGATCTGGACCAAAAACAAGGAGCTGGAGCTGTCGGTGCCCAAATTCAAA ATCGATGAGTTCTATGTGGGCCCGGTGCCTCCGAAGCAGGTGACATTTGCCAAGCTGAATGATAACATCCGTGAAAACTTCCTGAGGGACATGTGCAAGAAGTatggggaggtggaggaggtggagattTTGTACAATCCCAAGACCAAGAAGCACTTGGGCATCGCCAAAGTGGTCTTTGCCACGGTCAGGGGAGCCAAGGAGGCGGTTCAGCACTTGCACAGCACTTCGGTCATGGGCAATATCATCCACGTGGAGCTGGACACCAAAG GGGAAACCCGCATGCGGTTCTACGAACTGTTGGTCACGGGCCGATACACACCCCAAACCCTCCCAGTGGGCGAGCTGGATGCTGTCTCTCCAATCGTGAATGAGACCCTGCAG ctgTCAGATGCCCTGAAGCGCCTCAAAGATGGTGGCCTGTCTGCAGGCTGTGGCTCTGGCTCATCCTCTGTCACCCCCAATAGTGGTGGGACACCCTTCTCCCAGGACACTGCTTATTCCAGCTGCCGCTTGGACACGCCCAACTCCTATGGACAGGGCACACCGCTCACGCCGCGCCTGGGCACCCCCTTCTCGCAGGACTCCAGCTACTCCAGCCGCCAGCCCACGCCCTCCTACCTCTTCAGCCAGGACCCCACAGTGACCTTCAAGGCTCGGCGCCACGAGAGCAAGTTCACGGACGCCTACAACCGCCGCCACGAGCATCATTATGTCCACAACTCTTCTGCAGTCACCGCAGTGGCAGGGGCCACAGCCACCTTCAGGGGCTCCGTGGACCTCCCATTCGGGGCAGTCAGCAGCAGTGGGGGCGGCAGTGGCCCTCCATTCAAGGCCCAGCCACAGGATTCAGCCACGTTTGCCCACACTCCACCGCCTACCCAAGCAGCCTCCGCTCCTGGAGTCACATTCAAGTCGGCTTTCTCTCCATATCAGACTCCTGTACCCCCTTTCCCCCCGCCCCCTGAGGAGCCCGCTGCCGCAACCCCCTTTGGGGCCCGTGACAGTGGGGAGTTCCGGAGAGTACCTGTGCCCCCGCCCCTGCCGCCCACTGAGCCCCtgacaaaggagaagccaggcACGCCACCTGGACCCCCGCCCCCTGATGCCAACAGCATGGAGCTGGGCGGCCGGCCGACCTTCGGCTGGAGCCCTGAGCCCTGTGACAGTCCTGGTACGCCCACGCTGGAGTCGTCGCCTGCAGGGCCCGAGAAGCCCCACGACAGCCTGGACTCACGGATCGAGATGCTGCTGAAGGAGCAGCGCACCAAGCTGCCCTTCCTTCGGGAGCAGGACTCAGACACGGAGCTGCAGATGGAGGGCAGCcctatctcctcctcctcctcccagctctcCCCACTGGCCCCCTTTGGCGCTAACTCTCAGCCTGGCTTTCGAGGCCCCACACCACCCTCCTCACGCCCATCCAGCACCGGCCTGGAGGACATCAGTCCCACACCACTGCCCGACTCGGATGAGGATGATGAACTTGACCTGGGCCTGGGGCCCCGGCCCCCACCCGAGCCAGGCCCCCCAGACCCTACCGGTCTTCTGGGTCAGACAACTGAGGTGGCCTTGGACCTGGCTGGAGACAGGACCCCCACCTCAGAGAAGATGGATGAG GGGCAGCAGTCCTCGGGGGAGGACATGGAGATCTCAGATGATGAGATGCCCTTGGCCCCCATCACCAGCGCTGACTGCCCCAAGCCCATGGTGGTGACCCCCGGGACGGGGGCTGTGGCAGCTCCCTCTGTGCTGGCCCCGACCTTGCCGTTGCCCCCGCCTCCTGGCTTCCCACcactgcccccgcccccgccgccccccccgccccagcctggCTTCCCCatgccccctcctctgcccccgcCACCGCCCCCAccgcccccagcccaccccgctGTGACAGTGCCCCCACCACCGCTGCCAGCACCACCGCCCGGTGTCCCACCCCCGCCCATTCTGCCACCGTTGCCGCCCTTCCCACCGGGGCTGTTTCCCGTGATGCAGGTGGACATGAGCCATGTGCTGGGCGGCCAGTGGGGCGGCATGCCCATGTCCTTCCAGATGCAGACGCAAATGCTGAGCCGTCTGATGACGGGCCAGGGCGCTTGCCCCTACCCGCCCTTCATGGccgccgcagccgcagccgccTCCGCTGGGCTGCAGTTCGTCAACCTGCCGCCCTACCGGGGCCCCTTCTCCCTTAGCAACACTGGCCCCGGCCGCGGGCAGCCCTGGCCACCCCTGCCCAAGTTTGACCCGTCAGTGCCACCACCAGGCTATGTGCCACGCCAGGAGGACCCGCACAAGGCCACGGTGGACGGTGTCCTGCTGGTGGTGCTCAAAGAGCTCAAGGCCATCATGAAGCGGGACCTGAACCGCAAGATGGTGGAGGTGGTGGCCTTCCGGGCCTTCGACGAGTGGTGGGACAAGAAGGAGCGGATGGCCAAG GCCTCGCTGACCCCGGTGAAGTCCGGTGAGCACAAGGACGAAGACAGGCCGAAGCCCAAGGACCGCATCGCCTCCTGCCTGCTGGAGTCGTGGGGCAAAGGCGAGGGCCTGGGCTACGAGGGCCTGGGCCTGAGCATTGGGCTGCGTGGGGCCATCCGCCTGCCCTCCTTCAAGGTCAAGAGGAAAGAGCCGCCGGACACTGCCTCGTCTGGCGACCAGAAGCGGTTGCGACCCTCAGCCTCCGTGGATGAGGAGGATGAAG AGTCTGAGCGGGAGCGGGACCGCGACATGGCGGATGCCCCCTGTGAGCTCGCCAAGCGGGACCCCAAGGGCGTGGGTGTGCGGCGGCGGCCAGCCCGGCCCCTAGAGCTGGACAGTGGCGGGGAGGAGGACGAGAAGGAGTCGCTGTCGGTGTCCTCATCGTCGTCGGCGTCCTCGTCCTCGGAGTCCTCGACAACCTCGCCCTCATCCTCAGCCTCCGACAAGGAGGAGCGAGAAAGcgcggaggaggagggggagggggaggaggaggagggggaggaggaggaaggcccCAGGAGCCAGATCTCCTCCTCCTCGACCTCATCCCTGTCCGATAAG GATGACGATGATGAAGACAGCGACGACAGGGACGAGTCTGAGAATGACGACGAGGACGCAGCCCTGTCGGAGATgagtgagaaggaagaaggggacTCAGATGGAG AGGAGACAGTGAGCATCGCCACCTCCAAGGCTGGAGCTGAGTCCTCCAGTGAGAGCTCTGAGTCTTCTGACTTCGAATCAAGCTCCGGGTCCTCCTCATCACCTTCCGAAGATGAAGAAGAACTGGCAGCAGGGGAGGAAGATGAGGCGGAAGGGGAGGAGGCAGCTGCAGAAGAAAGCGTGGCTCCCGCTGCCCCTGACGAGGACTTTGAGGACGTGGCCACAGGAGCACCCGTGACGGAGTCGCTGGTCCCAGAAGAGGAGGTGGACATCGAGGCTGAGGACGAAGCCTCCGAGGCGCGGACCCCGATGCTGGAAGAGCCTCCCTTGCCTGTGGGTGTCGAGGAGCTGGCTGGCTGCAAGGAGCCCCCCGACGAGCCAGGCCTGAACCAGGAAGGGGCCAGGTTGCTGTCTCCAGAGCCCCCTGCTGGAGAGATGGAGGCCCGGCCCCTGCCATCCCCGGAGCCCACCCCAG AGAACAACCTGGAAGCGGAGCCTGCGCCCCCCGCGCTGCTCTCCTTACCCCTGCAGCCACCGTTGCCGCCCGCTCGACCACCCCGGCCACCCAGCCCACCACCAGAGCCCGAGACCCCAGACCTCCCGCTCCCAACAGTCCCTCTGGAGCCTCCCCATGAGGACCAGCCCCCACGTACTCCAGGCCTCTGTGGCAGCTTGGCCAAGTCGCAGAGCGCAGAGGCCGTGCCGGCCACACCGAGTGGGGAGCCCCTGCCGTCGGGGGGCAGCAGTGGCCTGCCCCTGAGCTCCCCGCAGCTGCCAGGCAGCCCCTTCTCCTACCCATCCCCATCCCCCGGCTTGAGCAGCGGGGGCCTCCCGAGGACACCTGGCCGGGACTTCAGCTTCACACCCACCTTCCCTGAGCCTGGTGGGCCCCTGCTCCTGCCTGTCTGTCCCCTCCCAGCTGGCCGGCGTGATGACCGGTCTGGCCCCCTGGCCTCCCCTGTGCTCTTGGAGACAGGCCTGCCGCTCCCTCTGCCCTTGCCCTTGCCCCTGCCCTTGGCATTGCCCGTACCCGTCCTGCGGGCCCAGACTCGGGCCCCCACCCAGCTGCCACCCCTGCTGCCTGCTCCGctggccccctgcccaccccccatcaAGAGGAAGCCGGGCCGGCCCCGGCGATCCCCGCCGGCTGTGCTCTCCTTGGATGGGCCCTTGGTCCGGGCGCCAGGAGGGCCCCCCCTGGGCAGGGACCTCCTGCTTCTGCCAGGCCAGCCACAGACCCCTGTCTTCCCCAGCACCCACGACCCCCGGACCGTGACCCTGGACTTCCGGAACGCGGGGATCCCGGCTCCCCCCCCACCCTTGCCCCCCCAGCCTCCTCCGCCCCCACCTCCGCCACCTGTTGAGCCCACCAAGCTGCCCTTTAAGGAGCTAGAGAACCAGTGGCCCTCTGAGGCCATCCCTCCGGGTCCCCGTGGGCGCGACGAGGTCACCGAGGAGTTCATGGACCTGGCCAAGGTGCGGGGGCCCTGGCGCCGGCCACCGAAGAAGCGCCACGAGGACCTGGTGGCCTCAGCCTCCCCCGAGCTCTCACCGCCGCAGCCCCTCTTTCGGCCTCGCTCAGAATTTGAGGAGATGACCATCCTGTATGACATTTGGAATGGCGGCATCGACGAGGAGGACATCCGCTTCCTGTGTGTCACCTACGAGCGTCTGCTGCAGCAGGACAACGGCATGGACTGGCTCAATGACACGCTCTGGGTCTACCATCCCT ccaccagcCTCTCTTCAGCTAAGAAGAAGAAACGGGACGACGGCATCCGGGAGCACGTGACAGGCTGCGCCCGCAGTGAGGGCTTCTACACCATCGACAAGAAGGACAAGCTCAGATACCTCAACAGCAGCCGCGCCAGCACCGACGAGCCCCCCACGGACACCCAG GGCATGAGCATCCCAGCGCAGCCTCACGCCTCCACACGGGCCGGCTCGGAGCGGCGTTCCGAGCAGCGCCGCCTGTTGTCCTCCTTCACTGGCAGCTGTGACAGTGACCTGCTCAAGTTCAACCAGCTCAAG ttcCGGAAGAAAAAGCTCAAATTCTGCAAGAGTCACATTCACGACTGGGGCCTGTTCGCCATGGAGCCCATCGCAGCCGACGAGATGGTCATCGAGTACGTGGGCCAGAACATCCGCCAG GTGATTGCGGACATGCGGGAGAAACGTTACGAGGACGAGGGCATCGGTAGCAGCTACATGTTCCGGGTGGACCACGACACCATCATCGACGCCACCAAGTGCGGCAACTTCGCGCGTTTCATCAACCACAGCTGCAAC CCCAACTGCTACGCCAAGGTCATCACCGTGGAGTCGCAGAAGAAGATCGTCATCTACTCGAAGCAGCACATCAATGTCAACGAGGAGATCACCTACGACTACAAGTTCCCCATCGAGGACGTCAAGATCCCCTGCCTCTGCGGCTCCGAGAACTGCCGGGGGACCCTCAACTAG